The following nucleotide sequence is from Pristiophorus japonicus isolate sPriJap1 chromosome 12, sPriJap1.hap1, whole genome shotgun sequence.
ACGTTAAGAGGCGGTTCCAGCCAACCCACCCAATCCGGGGGCTGCATGCGCCGGGTTTGAGTGGCGCAGCGAGCAGGCCGAGTGTTTCCCCGAGCAATGCCGGAGAATGTGAACCCAGAGGCCGAGGCCTCGGAGGCCGTGGGCCGGCTCCGCTCCTACCACAGCCTCGAGCGCTCGTTCGTCACCTTCTGTAACTGCACGGGCCGCAGCGTCCGGCCGGTCTGGATCAACTACCGCGGGCAGCCCGAGGCGTACGCCAAGTTGGCGGCGCAGAGCGGCCGCAGGATGAACACTTTCCTGGGTGAGGGGAGCGGCCCGGGCCGGAGAGGGAGCTGGGGGAGGAAGAGGCCCCGGGCCTTGGGGGAACGGGCCCGGGCATTTACATAGGTTTGGGTGGGAGGTATTTAGACGAGTTTCAAGTATGTGTGAGGGTGGAGGGTATttaggtgggtttggggtgggggagcTGTttaggtgggctgtgggtggggtttggggtagAGGTGACTCCATTCTCCGCTTGCAAGTTTGTCTTTTCAAGTATTGCATTGCTTTATCTGTCTGTCTGGTTCTCTCGCAGGTCACCCATGGATGTTCCGGGATGCAGTTTCTGATGACCGGCTTCTCGTCAATGGGCACGAGGTCTTTGTCCCACCTCCTGGGCAGGATAATGAAATTGGACAGCCTTGCTACATCATGGTTAATATCACCATTCCAGGTAAGCAGctgcctgcaaaaaaaaaaaaatctgtgggcAAAACATCATTACAGGCTGTTCCCACCTTTTTCCCCTCCCCAATGGCTCAACGGCAAAAGTGCTCCCTGCTCTGGCACTGTGCCATAAACACAACGTTCCATTCCCagcttgtgctgagttagctgatctcatctgGGTTGTTGCACTCTCCTTCAGTGCCCTGGTTCAGGAAGGGAAATGTAGCCACTCACTGATTGCGATCCCCGACGGGTGAGGGCATCAGGCTTGCCTCTAGTAATCCTCGTGGTCGGATAGCCCCTCACTTCCGCCTCCATCCCTTTGCAAGACTCCCTGCATAGGCTTGCACGTTAAGAATAAGGGATTCTCGGGATATGGGGGTCTGTCATTGGGAACTGATGtgaagatccgccatgatcttattgaatggcggagcaggctcaaggagcaatATGGCCTACCCCATGCTCCCATTATTTATATTCTTATGAACTGCCATGCTTTACCTAAAATGGCCAATGCTTGCTGAATAGTATCCCAGCATGAGGTTGCCTCGAGCATCGAATGGCAAGGACAGAAAGCTCCTGCTGCCTGCTCTGTGTTTACAGACAGGTCTGCACTTTAGGTGGAGAAGGAGCTGCTTCATATTCAGAGAGTTTTGAATATTTGTGATTAAAATTAGCTTCAATGTTGGAAGAATATTTTCTGTATTgagtgcccctccctctccctgctgTGGGTGATAGATTTAAGCTGGCATTGCAATATgcattaataaaaacagaaaatgcttgaacacACAGCAGATCAGggcgcatctgtggagagagaaatagagttaatgtttcaggccgatggCCTTTCCATCGGAACTGGTATAGTAATGTCCAGCTGCAGTGGTAATTAAATTTTCTCTTGTGCATCGTCATTCTGCCAAGCAGAATTGAAGCCCACggtaaggaaagaaagacttggatttatatagcgcctttcacaaccaccagacatctcaaagcgctttaaggtcaatgaagtactttttggagtgtagtcactgttataatgtgggactctctcaaacagcaatatgataatggccatataatctgttttattttgttatgttgatttgagggataactactcaccaggacaccagggataactcccctgctctgcttcgaaatagtgccgtgggataatttacgttcacctgagcgagcagacagggcctcggtttaacttctcatctgaaagacggcacctccgacagtgtagcactccctcagcactagtatcagcctagacttttgtttgtgctccagtccctggagtgggacttaaacccacaggcaacccactgacccacagctgacactggaagaATCAATGCGGGCACCTATGCCTAGAACGAGAGGGGCATCGGCAGAGTACATAACTGGCCCAGGTATCAGCCGCAGCTCAATGGGTAGTATTCTCGCCTCGAgtgagaacgttgtgggttcaagccccactccaggagcacaaaatctgggctgactGTCCCagcgcagtactgtgggagtgcagcactgttggaggtgccgtcctttagatgagatgataaaccgaggccctaccctcccaggtggacgtaaaagattccacaacTCTCTTCCGAAGACCCTCCACCAACacctaaagcagatgatctggtcatttatttaattactGTTTCAGTTGGAGCTTGCTCTGCAGaatttggctgctacgtttcctgcattaccatggtgactacacttcaaatgtactttcattggctataaagtgctttgggacatcctgaggtcgtgaaagatgctatataaatgcaagtttttttttctcttGTGCTATCTCACGCAATGAACTGGAAAGGACTATGAGATAACGATGGATTGTCTGGTTTGAGAAAAATGAAATTTAAACtgtacaactttttaaaaaaatgtttgtcaGTGAGCAAGCCAACTGCTCCTTTGCAACAAAGCTCAAATGGTGTATTTCCTTTCTATGCAGTTTATACACTAAAGGAGAGGTGTCTGCAAGTGGTGCGAAGCCTTGTGAAGCGCGAGGATTACAGGAATCTGGAGATTGT
It contains:
- the vhl gene encoding von Hippel-Lindau disease tumor suppressor translates to MPENVNPEAEASEAVGRLRSYHSLERSFVTFCNCTGRSVRPVWINYRGQPEAYAKLAAQSGRRMNTFLGHPWMFRDAVSDDRLLVNGHEVFVPPPGQDNEIGQPCYIMVNITIPVYTLKERCLQVVRSLVKREDYRNLEIVGSLYDDLEDQPQVLKDLQRLQQQLAESEETLEAD